CCAGTGAGGGTACCTGTAGCTGCCTGCCGAGCCGCTAAGAACAGGCCGTCCACATCAGTGAGAAGGGTTCCTGGTTCAGGGAAGCCGTTATGAGTCGTAGGTGTAGCCTCTGCCATTAAGCCGCAATAAGCCCTTCGATGAGGTCATCTGCACTAATGCGATTCGCCTCGGCTTGAAAGTTGGTCATAATCCTGTGTCGCATGACTGGCTTAGCCAGCATCCTAAGGTCCTCGGTGTCCACGGCAGGTCGGCCGTTTAAAATCGCCCGTGCCTTAGCGCACAAAATCAGGTGCTGAGCTGCACGCGGGCCCGCGCCGAAGCTGACATATTCGCGAACTGTTGCCGTGGTCGTTTCATCAGATGGCCGAGTCTTTCGCACCAGTGCTACGGCCTCTTTAATAAGTGAGTCAGCAACCGGGACTCTTAAAACAAGCTCCTGGTACTTCAATATCTCACTGGGGCCCAGAATCTTCTCGACGTCCTTAGGCTGCCCCGAGGTTGTCTGGCGTACGACCTCAGCTTCTTCTTCCGCACTCGGGTAATTAACCCGCATCATCATCATAAACCGGTCGAGCTGAGCTTCGGGCAGTGGATATGTGCCTTCCTGCTCAATGGGGTTCTGAGTCGCAAAGACGTGAAAGGGTGCTGAGAGTGGCATCGTGTGACCGCTGGCCGTCACATTGTGTTCCTGCATCGCCTGTAGAAGTGCTGCCTGAGTTTTAGGTGGTGTCCGGTTAATCTCGTCGGCCAAAAGGATGTTACAGAAAACGGGCCCTTTGACGAATTGGAATTCCCGGTTGCCTTGAGCATCTTGGCGAATGATATCTGTACCGGTGATGTCGGAGGGCATCAGGTCGGGTGTGAATTGAATTCGATTAAAGCCGAGGTCTAGGACTTCGGAGAGCGTATTGATCAGCAAAGTCTTGGCGAGACCAGGAACTCCAACAAACAATCCGTGCCCGCCAGCAAAGAGTGTAATGAGTAGATGCTCGATCACATCTTTTTGGCCAATGACGCGTTTACCGATCTGTTCTTCGATCTTACCACGCGCAGCGTGCAGTGCCTTTAGGGCGTCTAAGTCTTCTGGG
Above is a genomic segment from Deltaproteobacteria bacterium containing:
- a CDS encoding MoxR family ATPase, with product MTEQIKTSPEDLDALKALHAARGKIEEQIGKRVIGQKDVIEHLLITLFAGGHGLFVGVPGLAKTLLINTLSEVLDLGFNRIQFTPDLMPSDITGTDIIRQDAQGNREFQFVKGPVFCNILLADEINRTPPKTQAALLQAMQEHNVTASGHTMPLSAPFHVFATQNPIEQEGTYPLPEAQLDRFMMMMRVNYPSAEEEAEVVRQTTSGQPKDVEKILGPSEILKYQELVLRVPVADSLIKEAVALVRKTRPSDETTTATVREYVSFGAGPRAAQHLILCAKARAILNGRPAVDTEDLRMLAKPVMRHRIMTNFQAEANRISADDLIEGLIAA